One Owenweeksia hongkongensis DSM 17368 genomic region harbors:
- a CDS encoding methyltransferase domain-containing protein: MPYLAAVIENKSMDTYWTDRYKNSNTPWDMGSPSPPLTAFLQKLVHKDQEILIPGAGNAYEIEWLHKNGFTNAYVMDISQIPLDNLKSRVPDFPDSHLLFGDFFGLDKKFDLIIEQTFFCALQPNQRKDYVKKMAEIIKPGGKLAGVLFDFALTEQGPPFGGSQEEYEKLFSPYFTIAKMERCYNSIKPRMGSELFFELIKP, translated from the coding sequence TACTGGACAGATCGCTATAAAAACAGCAACACGCCCTGGGATATGGGAAGCCCTTCACCGCCTCTTACCGCCTTTTTACAAAAGCTAGTTCATAAAGATCAGGAAATACTAATACCTGGAGCTGGCAATGCATACGAAATAGAGTGGCTCCACAAAAATGGCTTTACCAATGCTTATGTAATGGACATCAGCCAAATTCCTTTGGATAACCTAAAAAGTAGAGTTCCTGACTTTCCGGATTCTCATTTATTGTTTGGCGATTTTTTTGGGTTGGATAAGAAGTTTGATCTAATAATTGAGCAAACATTTTTCTGTGCTTTACAGCCTAATCAGAGGAAGGATTATGTGAAGAAAATGGCTGAAATAATAAAACCTGGTGGTAAATTGGCTGGGGTTCTCTTTGATTTTGCGCTTACAGAACAAGGTCCACCTTTTGGAGGAAGCCAAGAAGAATACGAAAAACTATTTAGCCCCTACTTTACTATTGCAAAAATGGAAAGGTGCTACAATAGCATAAAACCAAGAATGGGAAGTGAATTGTTTTTTGAGCTCATCAAGCCATAG
- a CDS encoding phosphoribosyltransferase family protein, translating to MTTTSTEVLNHQQIEDRIKRMAWQIYETHQDDAEIILAGIVNKGYRLAELIAEQLKNICPLKISLYRLKVDKKNPLNGITELSPARESFEDTSVIVVDDVLNTGSTLIYGVKHFLDHKVKQLKTVVLVDRNHKSFPVKADFKGLSLSTNLMEHVEVNLKEAPFTVVVS from the coding sequence ATGACAACTACATCCACAGAAGTGCTTAACCACCAGCAAATTGAAGATCGCATAAAACGCATGGCTTGGCAGATTTATGAAACACATCAGGACGATGCGGAGATTATTTTGGCTGGAATAGTAAATAAAGGGTATCGATTGGCAGAACTTATTGCTGAGCAGTTGAAGAATATCTGTCCATTAAAAATTTCTCTTTATCGACTAAAGGTGGACAAAAAGAACCCGTTGAACGGTATTACTGAACTTTCCCCTGCCAGAGAATCATTTGAAGATACTTCGGTAATTGTGGTGGATGATGTGCTCAATACGGGCTCTACTTTGATTTACGGTGTAAAACACTTTTTAGACCATAAAGTAAAGCAGCTAAAAACCGTTGTGCTTGTGGATCGAAATCATAAAAGCTTCCCCGTAAAAGCTGATTTTAAAGGACTTTCACTTTCCACCAATCTTATGGAGCATGTGGAGGTAAATCTTAAAGAAGCTCCGTTTACAGTAGTAGTGAGTTAA
- a CDS encoding PH domain-containing protein yields the protein MPSTLKSQTPLSAVLYWCLVVTAITIGSFFISWEVAFGTAGFLAPTVNASRNYRTKYVFEEDHLLIHAPFEKVQIAFSNIRSAHLVKANLAQKLIGIPSEIVSLKYNKFDERFLLNGSKEMLEKIQSNLSEAA from the coding sequence ATGCCCTCTACTTTAAAATCTCAAACTCCTTTGTCAGCAGTACTCTATTGGTGCCTTGTAGTTACGGCTATTACCATCGGAAGTTTCTTTATTAGCTGGGAAGTAGCATTTGGTACTGCGGGTTTTTTAGCGCCTACAGTAAATGCTTCTCGCAATTATCGCACTAAGTACGTTTTTGAAGAAGATCACTTATTGATTCACGCTCCATTTGAAAAAGTTCAAATTGCTTTCTCAAACATTAGAAGTGCTCACCTTGTAAAAGCGAACCTTGCACAAAAGCTGATTGGCATTCCAAGTGAAATAGTAAGTTTAAAATACAATAAGTTTGACGAAAGGTTCCTGTTAAATGGTTCCAAAGAAATGCTTGAAAAAATACAATCTAACTTATCTGAAGCAGCCTAA
- a CDS encoding PAS domain-containing sensor histidine kinase — protein sequence MSFNKVLTDPAYILNNNNEMIASHDTDGKYLFVNDTFLKITGYTKEELIGKNPYDFFHPDDKELIKKEGHLPAIGGKDSTLVEFRFIAKNQEYLWLQTQTQPINKNGEVIGLITSSRDVSSVIDLATTAEVSNMLFDQSSQMAVLGAWEVNVDPFKINWSKTVYDIHEVDYSVEPGLVKALDFFVGDDRTKVEKHFEELMNSGTPYDLEVRFKTAKGNLKWVRSIGKAQLRNGKVWKVYGVLQDVTNAVEDKIKLKELAQFLTRQKQQMEQFNQIVSHNLRSPIANLGVLLNYYDESEDEEERAQYIKFLKQSSDSLQDLLNDLVDTVKVLNDKEIPQEPISIETLITKVKRILALEISNAGATVSLDKVEWESIDYAPIYLESIMMNLVSNAIKYRSEDRAPEIKISAILNEEGEKILKVSDNGMGINMKRHGEKLFKLHTTFARNKSGKGLGLFMTKQQIEAMGGEVEVDSELGVGTTFHINLVKYRV from the coding sequence ATGAGTTTTAACAAGGTTCTTACAGATCCAGCTTATATTTTAAACAATAACAATGAGATGATTGCGTCTCACGATACTGATGGAAAGTATCTATTTGTTAATGATACTTTTCTAAAGATAACGGGGTATACAAAAGAGGAATTGATAGGAAAGAACCCCTATGATTTTTTTCACCCAGATGATAAAGAGCTTATTAAAAAAGAAGGGCATCTACCTGCTATAGGTGGCAAGGACAGTACTTTGGTAGAATTTCGTTTCATCGCAAAAAACCAAGAATATCTTTGGTTGCAAACACAAACGCAACCAATTAACAAAAATGGAGAGGTCATAGGTTTGATCACCTCTTCGAGAGATGTAAGTTCTGTGATAGACTTAGCAACTACTGCAGAAGTCTCTAATATGCTTTTTGACCAATCATCTCAAATGGCAGTGCTGGGTGCATGGGAAGTGAATGTTGATCCATTTAAGATAAACTGGTCAAAAACAGTTTATGATATTCATGAGGTAGATTATAGTGTAGAGCCTGGCTTGGTTAAAGCTTTGGACTTTTTTGTTGGAGACGATCGTACTAAAGTGGAAAAGCATTTTGAGGAGCTGATGAACAGTGGCACTCCGTATGATCTAGAGGTGCGCTTTAAAACGGCTAAGGGTAACCTTAAGTGGGTAAGAAGTATTGGTAAAGCACAGTTAAGAAATGGAAAGGTTTGGAAAGTGTATGGCGTTTTGCAGGATGTTACCAATGCTGTAGAGGATAAAATTAAACTGAAAGAGCTAGCTCAATTTCTTACGCGTCAAAAGCAACAGATGGAGCAGTTTAATCAAATTGTATCTCACAACCTTCGTTCACCAATAGCCAATCTGGGAGTATTGCTCAATTATTATGATGAAAGTGAGGACGAAGAGGAAAGGGCCCAATACATTAAGTTTTTGAAGCAAAGTTCTGATTCACTTCAGGACTTGTTGAATGACCTCGTAGACACTGTGAAGGTTCTAAATGATAAGGAAATCCCTCAGGAACCTATATCAATTGAAACTCTGATAACTAAGGTAAAGAGAATACTGGCCTTAGAAATTTCTAATGCTGGAGCCACGGTATCACTAGACAAAGTAGAGTGGGAAAGTATAGACTACGCACCAATCTACCTTGAGAGCATTATGATGAACTTGGTAAGCAATGCAATAAAATATCGCTCTGAAGACCGAGCGCCAGAAATTAAGATTTCCGCTATTCTTAATGAAGAAGGGGAAAAAATTCTCAAAGTTTCTGATAATGGAATGGGAATAAACATGAAGCGTCATGGCGAAAAGCTTTTTAAGCTTCACACCACTTTTGCGCGCAATAAATCAGGAAAGGGACTCGGTTTGTTTATGACCAAACAGCAAATAGAAGCAATGGGCGGTGAGGTAGAAGTAGATAGTGAATTGGGAGTGGGCACCACATTTCATATCAACTTGGTGAAATATCGAGTGTAG
- a CDS encoding lycopene cyclase domain-containing protein, protein METSYLYLYLMAASFAGPFFLSFDKKVAFYKSFGFLFKSIIPVAIVFLIWDAIFTSFGFWGFNPKYISGISLFGLPLGEYLFFIVIPFCCVFVYEVLNSYISQDILGSWSTSISNFLMGFSASLAVIFYDKWYTVLTFGLLAVLIYWHSKKNRTPWLGRFYLAYTVIALPFLAINGILTGTGLDEEVVWYNDAENIGKRIFTIPIEDFFYGMLLILAVVSMFEYFRKVERENGPEYKISRDEF, encoded by the coding sequence CTGGAAACATCATACCTATATCTCTATTTGATGGCTGCCTCATTTGCCGGGCCATTTTTTTTAAGCTTTGATAAAAAGGTTGCTTTTTACAAAAGTTTTGGGTTTTTATTCAAAAGCATAATTCCTGTAGCCATTGTCTTTTTAATATGGGATGCAATATTCACCTCATTCGGTTTTTGGGGTTTTAACCCAAAGTACATTTCAGGTATATCCTTATTTGGACTTCCTTTAGGTGAGTATCTCTTTTTTATAGTAATACCTTTTTGCTGTGTATTCGTTTATGAGGTTTTGAATAGTTACATAAGTCAAGATATACTGGGAAGTTGGAGTACTTCAATTAGTAATTTCTTGATGGGTTTCAGTGCTTCATTGGCTGTTATTTTTTATGATAAGTGGTATACGGTACTCACATTTGGCCTTTTGGCAGTATTGATATATTGGCATTCTAAAAAGAATAGGACACCATGGCTAGGGCGCTTTTATTTAGCTTATACCGTAATAGCATTACCTTTTTTAGCTATAAATGGAATTCTTACTGGTACTGGATTAGACGAAGAAGTGGTGTGGTATAATGATGCTGAAAATATTGGAAAGCGAATTTTTACTATTCCAATCGAGGATTTTTTCTATGGAATGCTACTTATACTTGCTGTAGTTAGCATGTTTGAATACTTTAGGAAAGTTGAAAGAGAAAATGGCCCAGAATACAAAATATCAAGAGATGAGTTTTAA
- a CDS encoding sterol desaturase family protein, which yields MSIWQIALVIVITFCTMEGVAWAAHKYLMHGFLWFLHRDHHIKEPGVLEKNDIFFLIFAVPSWLCIMLGVIYSSPLSITIGSGIAAYGLVYFMVHEVLIHRRLKFFRNIKNLYLRSLIRAHKMHHKHLKKEDGENFGMLLVPKKYLKKERELAQKQS from the coding sequence ATGAGTATTTGGCAGATAGCTCTGGTAATTGTAATAACCTTTTGCACAATGGAGGGAGTGGCTTGGGCCGCTCACAAATATTTGATGCACGGATTTTTATGGTTTTTACATAGAGACCACCATATTAAAGAGCCCGGAGTATTAGAGAAAAACGATATCTTCTTTTTGATTTTTGCAGTTCCAAGTTGGCTTTGCATAATGCTTGGAGTAATTTATAGCTCGCCACTTTCTATTACTATAGGTTCTGGAATAGCAGCTTATGGATTAGTTTACTTTATGGTACATGAGGTTCTGATACACAGAAGGTTAAAGTTTTTTAGAAACATCAAAAATTTATACCTGAGATCACTTATTAGAGCGCATAAAATGCACCATAAGCATTTGAAAAAAGAAGATGGTGAAAATTTCGGGATGTTATTGGTTCCAAAAAAGTATCTTAAAAAAGAGCGTGAATTAGCTCAAAAGCAATCTTAA
- a CDS encoding carotenoid biosynthesis protein, producing the protein MNRYIKTYTIPILILFHFIGLIGMVFINLERFAALSIYNLLLSVILIFISHASSQFNFLKLFIPVFVLGYLVELLGIITSFPFGNYHYGEALGFKLYDVPLIIGANWFMLVMGSGFFVRKVISQPWLQVFAGALVMVIVDYPIEHMASTLDYWYWDGNNIPLSNFLGWFFVSIIMQILFVKYMNKETNHLAIPYLIVVSVFFVLLNLFI; encoded by the coding sequence TTGAACAGGTATATCAAAACATACACGATCCCGATTCTCATCCTATTTCACTTTATAGGTCTTATAGGAATGGTATTCATCAACTTAGAGCGCTTTGCAGCACTTAGCATTTACAACCTGCTACTTAGCGTTATCTTAATATTTATCAGTCATGCCTCTTCACAATTTAATTTTTTAAAATTATTTATTCCTGTTTTTGTTTTGGGGTACTTAGTAGAGTTACTTGGTATAATTACGAGCTTTCCATTTGGGAATTACCACTATGGAGAAGCACTTGGTTTCAAATTATATGATGTACCACTAATAATAGGCGCAAACTGGTTCATGCTTGTAATGGGCAGTGGTTTTTTTGTGAGAAAAGTAATTTCACAACCTTGGCTTCAGGTTTTTGCTGGAGCATTAGTTATGGTCATTGTTGATTATCCAATCGAGCATATGGCTTCTACTTTGGATTATTGGTATTGGGACGGAAATAATATACCACTGTCAAACTTCTTGGGCTGGTTTTTCGTTTCTATCATTATGCAAATTCTATTTGTAAAGTATATGAACAAAGAGACCAACCACTTGGCTATCCCTTATCTTATAGTGGTTTCTGTTTTCTTTGTACTATTAAATCTGTTTATATGA
- a CDS encoding 7-carboxy-7-deazaguanine synthase QueE yields the protein MTENDKVEKGLFLPLMEEFYTIQGEGYHSGRAAYFIRIGGCDVGCHWCDVKESWNPKLHPPTDIQQIADHAAEYSKTIVITGGEPLMWNMEPITTLLKDKGLEVHIETSGAYTVSGNWDWFCLSPKKTKPPVKEAYEYAHELKVIIYNKHDFKWAEEHAARVGAHCKLFLQPEWSRREVMMDDIANYVMQNPKWQISLQTHKYIGIP from the coding sequence ATGACGGAGAATGACAAAGTAGAAAAAGGGCTTTTTCTTCCTCTTATGGAGGAGTTTTATACAATTCAAGGTGAGGGTTACCATAGCGGGCGCGCAGCTTATTTTATAAGAATAGGGGGCTGTGACGTAGGTTGTCATTGGTGTGATGTAAAAGAAAGCTGGAATCCAAAACTTCATCCTCCTACTGATATTCAGCAAATCGCTGATCATGCTGCTGAGTATTCCAAAACTATAGTGATAACAGGGGGAGAGCCACTTATGTGGAATATGGAACCCATTACTACTTTGCTAAAGGATAAAGGTCTTGAGGTACACATCGAAACTTCTGGGGCTTATACCGTTTCAGGAAATTGGGACTGGTTTTGCTTGTCACCCAAAAAAACTAAACCTCCCGTAAAAGAGGCTTATGAATACGCTCATGAGTTAAAAGTTATTATTTATAACAAACATGACTTTAAATGGGCTGAGGAGCACGCTGCCAGAGTAGGAGCACACTGCAAACTTTTTTTACAACCCGAATGGAGCCGAAGGGAAGTAATGATGGATGATATTGCCAATTATGTGATGCAAAATCCAAAGTGGCAAATCAGCCTACAGACGCACAAGTACATCGGTATACCATAG
- a CDS encoding class I SAM-dependent methyltransferase, giving the protein MAKWIAKAIVQKTISVFPFKEKLNHVFQKHITKGVQLTDEHFGNKLMHAADHVKYYKKYRGQLNNIKVLELGSGWYPVVPIALYLSDAGQTDSLDIQSWMNKETIMTTITKFKEWNDKGKLKSYLPEWNEEKWKLLLELPARTDSISIDDALAAIQLKLHLKDARNTGFQKDSYDFICSNNTFEHIYDDVLINILREFKLVAKPGAFMCHFIDLSDHFAHFDHSINIYNFLKFSPKGWKIIDNAIQPQNRLRWKDYLEMYRKVELPVSEEITREGDLKLLSQVKVHKSYQSYSQEELAISHGYILSEL; this is encoded by the coding sequence ATGGCCAAGTGGATCGCAAAGGCAATCGTTCAGAAAACTATTTCGGTTTTTCCCTTTAAGGAAAAGCTAAACCATGTATTTCAAAAGCATATTACCAAAGGTGTTCAGCTTACTGATGAGCATTTTGGCAATAAGCTGATGCACGCTGCCGATCATGTAAAGTATTACAAAAAGTATAGGGGCCAGCTCAATAACATAAAGGTTTTGGAGCTTGGAAGCGGCTGGTATCCTGTTGTTCCCATTGCTCTATATCTTTCTGATGCAGGACAGACAGACTCTTTAGACATACAATCTTGGATGAACAAGGAGACGATAATGACTACCATTACCAAGTTTAAAGAATGGAATGATAAAGGAAAACTGAAATCATACCTACCAGAATGGAACGAAGAAAAGTGGAAATTGCTTCTGGAACTTCCTGCTCGTACGGATAGTATTTCGATTGATGATGCCTTGGCCGCTATCCAACTGAAACTTCACTTGAAGGATGCCCGTAATACTGGGTTTCAAAAGGATTCATATGATTTCATTTGTTCTAACAATACCTTTGAGCACATTTATGATGATGTGTTAATCAACATTCTTAGGGAGTTTAAACTTGTAGCAAAACCAGGCGCTTTTATGTGTCATTTTATTGACTTGAGTGATCACTTCGCACATTTTGACCATAGTATCAATATCTACAACTTTTTGAAGTTTAGCCCCAAAGGGTGGAAAATTATAGACAATGCAATTCAGCCACAAAACCGCTTACGCTGGAAAGATTACTTAGAAATGTATAGAAAAGTAGAACTTCCGGTAAGCGAGGAAATCACTCGGGAAGGTGATTTGAAACTCTTGTCACAGGTTAAGGTTCATAAATCTTATCAAAGCTATTCGCAGGAAGAGCTAGCCATAAGTCATGGCTATATTCTATCAGAGTTATAA
- a CDS encoding trimeric intracellular cation channel family protein — translation MSFQYYLELLGTFVFAISGALAITGKDKDWVGATFTGFITAIGGGTLRDILLDRHPLVWISDMAVVYTIVAGIVCVYFFSKTLGRLSKTLLLFDTLGISLFTIVGTEVALHHGVRGEIAVVMGMFSAVMGGVIRDTLTQETPVILQRGVYASACFIGAVIYLILRYFDLDRNLNFVISISSIIIIRLLSVRYEWAVPGFDRKFMRKEVD, via the coding sequence ATGTCTTTTCAGTACTACCTCGAACTTTTAGGAACCTTTGTATTTGCCATTTCCGGAGCTTTGGCTATTACCGGTAAGGACAAAGACTGGGTAGGGGCCACCTTTACAGGGTTCATTACTGCCATTGGTGGTGGTACTTTACGTGATATTTTACTGGATCGTCATCCTCTGGTTTGGATTTCGGACATGGCTGTTGTTTATACCATAGTAGCAGGAATCGTGTGTGTGTATTTTTTCTCCAAAACTTTAGGGCGCCTTAGCAAAACACTCTTGCTTTTTGACACTTTGGGAATAAGCCTTTTTACCATTGTAGGAACCGAAGTTGCTTTGCATCATGGAGTTCGTGGTGAAATTGCTGTGGTTATGGGGATGTTTTCGGCTGTGATGGGGGGAGTAATTAGAGATACACTTACTCAAGAAACCCCGGTGATACTTCAAAGAGGTGTGTACGCAAGTGCTTGCTTTATCGGAGCTGTCATTTATCTTATACTTCGTTATTTCGATTTAGATCGAAACCTGAATTTTGTTATTTCAATTAGCTCAATTATAATAATTCGACTGCTTTCGGTAAGGTATGAATGGGCAGTTCCCGGCTTTGATCGAAAGTTTATGCGCAAAGAAGTTGATTAA
- the sucD gene encoding succinate--CoA ligase subunit alpha: protein MSVLVNKDSKIIVQGFTGSEGTFHAGQMLEYGTNVVGGVTPGKGGQSHLDRPVFNTVADAVKETGADVSIIFVPPAFAADAIMEAADAGIKVIITITEGIPVKDMIMVKEYLGDKDCRMVGPNCPGVMTAGEAKVGIMPGFIFKKGRIGVVSKSGTLTYEAVDQLTKVGLGQSTAIGIGGDPIIGTSMQEAVELLLNDPETDGVVMIGEIGGQMEPDAARWIKASGTKKPIVGFIAGETAPAGRTMGHAGAIVGGSDDTAQAKKAIMRECGINVVDSPADIGAKMAELIGVTA from the coding sequence ATGAGTGTATTAGTAAATAAAGATTCGAAGATTATTGTGCAGGGATTTACCGGTAGTGAAGGTACTTTCCATGCTGGTCAAATGTTGGAATATGGCACCAATGTAGTTGGTGGTGTAACTCCAGGAAAAGGTGGTCAATCTCACCTTGATCGTCCGGTATTCAACACTGTGGCTGATGCTGTAAAAGAAACTGGTGCTGACGTATCTATCATTTTTGTACCACCAGCATTTGCTGCTGATGCTATTATGGAAGCTGCTGACGCTGGTATTAAAGTGATTATCACTATCACCGAAGGTATTCCTGTAAAGGATATGATTATGGTGAAGGAATACCTTGGTGACAAAGATTGCCGCATGGTAGGACCAAACTGCCCGGGAGTAATGACTGCTGGCGAAGCTAAAGTAGGTATCATGCCTGGCTTTATCTTTAAGAAAGGTCGTATCGGTGTAGTTTCTAAATCAGGTACTCTTACTTATGAAGCTGTAGATCAGCTTACCAAAGTTGGTTTGGGACAGTCTACAGCCATTGGTATTGGTGGAGATCCAATTATCGGTACTTCTATGCAAGAAGCTGTTGAGCTACTTCTTAACGACCCTGAAACTGACGGTGTTGTTATGATTGGTGAGATTGGTGGACAAATGGAGCCAGATGCTGCCCGTTGGATTAAAGCAAGCGGTACTAAGAAGCCTATCGTTGGTTTTATTGCTGGAGAAACTGCTCCTGCTGGACGTACAATGGGTCATGCTGGTGCTATTGTTGGCGGAAGCGATGACACTGCACAAGCTAAAAAAGCTATCATGCGCGAGTGTGGTATCAACGTAGTAGATTCACCTGCAGATATAGGAGCTAAAATGGCAGAACTTATTGGCGTAACGGCTTAA
- a CDS encoding nitroreductase family protein, translating into MIEGKDAETKHRILPEITKRWSPRAFSEIKVEQEKLLRAFEAARWAPSSRNEQPWRFIVAQKGEEHYDKLFDCLDEGNKKWAYTAPVLAACLAKTNFDYKNKPNAHHAHDLGLAMGGLLAQATTDGLYVHQMAGIIPENILKNFNVDGEKFVPMTMFVMGYRDEHRLKELSENDQKSEHEPRKRKELSELISGSNFGEAPAWTVEEE; encoded by the coding sequence ATGATAGAAGGAAAAGACGCTGAAACAAAACATAGAATACTTCCTGAAATTACTAAACGCTGGAGCCCTCGTGCATTCAGTGAAATAAAGGTAGAGCAAGAAAAGTTATTACGTGCTTTTGAGGCCGCTCGCTGGGCACCAAGTTCTCGAAATGAGCAACCCTGGCGATTTATTGTAGCACAAAAAGGAGAGGAGCATTATGATAAGCTTTTTGACTGCTTGGATGAAGGCAATAAAAAATGGGCTTATACTGCGCCAGTTTTAGCTGCTTGCCTGGCCAAAACTAATTTTGACTATAAAAATAAGCCCAACGCACATCATGCTCATGACCTAGGTTTGGCCATGGGAGGTCTTTTGGCGCAAGCCACCACAGATGGTCTATATGTTCACCAAATGGCGGGTATCATCCCTGAAAATATTTTGAAGAATTTTAATGTGGATGGTGAAAAGTTTGTTCCAATGACCATGTTTGTGATGGGCTATCGTGATGAGCACCGCCTTAAAGAGTTGAGTGAAAATGATCAAAAATCAGAGCATGAACCTAGAAAACGTAAGGAGTTGAGCGAATTAATTTCAGGTTCTAATTTTGGCGAAGCTCCTGCCTGGACGGTAGAAGAGGAGTGA
- the nhaA gene encoding Na+/H+ antiporter NhaA, protein MIDKKAPIDYLTRPVKSIFSNEATIGVLLFLSAVAAMVVANSSWGGEWYEHLWEKEITISFDDKEFGLTLHYLINDGLMAIFFFLVGLEIKREVIAGELSTWKKASMPIAAAIGGMAVPALIFIAFNPGETGKGWGIPMATDIAFALGLINLVRRRIAPSVKVFITSLAVVDDIGAVLVIAFFYTSSFDVDQLYIAGGAWVLLMAANRLGIRNVFFYTFIGISGIWVAFFYSGIHPTIAGILLAFTIPAKYRITKDQFTDRLKILYRKYLKTTTIDTDFNTEREDYLLKGIRSAGDDARTPLQKIEHGLFPFVYFVIMPIFAFANAGLKIEDNFWAGLVEPIGLGIIFGLIVGKFVGISLVSRLMVAMGLAQLPEGSSWKQIYGTSILAGIGFTMSLFISELAFVNREYAESAKSAILVASILACVIGLLVIRFTNSKKPML, encoded by the coding sequence ATGATAGATAAAAAAGCACCAATAGATTATTTAACAAGGCCCGTAAAATCCATCTTTTCTAATGAAGCTACTATTGGGGTTTTACTGTTTTTATCAGCTGTTGCAGCTATGGTGGTCGCCAATTCTAGTTGGGGAGGTGAGTGGTATGAACACCTTTGGGAAAAAGAAATTACCATTAGCTTTGATGATAAGGAGTTTGGGCTCACATTACATTACTTGATAAACGATGGCTTGATGGCCATTTTCTTTTTTCTAGTGGGTCTTGAAATAAAGCGTGAAGTAATAGCTGGAGAGCTTAGTACTTGGAAAAAAGCTTCTATGCCTATTGCAGCAGCAATAGGTGGAATGGCAGTCCCAGCTTTAATTTTTATAGCCTTTAATCCTGGTGAAACAGGAAAAGGATGGGGTATACCTATGGCAACAGATATTGCTTTTGCTTTGGGACTTATCAATTTAGTAAGACGAAGGATTGCCCCCTCGGTAAAAGTATTTATTACATCACTTGCCGTAGTAGATGATATTGGTGCGGTGCTGGTAATTGCCTTTTTCTACACTTCCAGTTTTGATGTTGATCAACTTTATATTGCGGGAGGCGCATGGGTGCTGCTTATGGCTGCAAATCGCTTAGGGATACGTAATGTATTTTTCTACACTTTTATCGGGATAAGTGGTATTTGGGTAGCATTCTTCTATTCAGGAATTCACCCAACCATTGCTGGAATTCTTTTGGCTTTCACTATTCCTGCCAAGTATCGAATTACAAAAGATCAGTTTACGGATAGACTTAAAATTCTTTACCGAAAGTATTTGAAAACAACCACAATTGATACGGACTTCAATACTGAGCGAGAGGATTACTTGCTAAAGGGAATTCGCTCAGCAGGTGACGATGCGCGTACACCGTTGCAAAAAATTGAACACGGCTTGTTTCCCTTTGTATACTTTGTGATAATGCCCATTTTCGCTTTCGCTAATGCTGGATTAAAAATAGAAGACAATTTTTGGGCAGGACTTGTGGAGCCTATAGGTCTCGGAATTATTTTCGGTTTGATAGTTGGAAAGTTTGTGGGCATCAGTCTGGTTTCTAGATTGATGGTAGCCATGGGCTTGGCACAATTACCAGAAGGCAGTAGCTGGAAACAAATTTATGGTACGTCAATATTGGCAGGTATAGGTTTTACCATGTCATTATTTATTTCAGAACTAGCTTTTGTTAATCGAGAATATGCAGAATCAGCTAAGTCAGCAATTTTGGTGGCATCTATTCTTGCCTGTGTTATTGGATTGCTGGTTATCCGATTTACAAACTCCAAAAAACCAATGCTATGA
- a CDS encoding lipocalin family protein, with translation MEHSSILNKILTALGSLMLLMGCSVNQPLETAKDVSLEKYQGVWYDIAHLPQKLQDDCRCVTAEYTLKDGFVEVFNTCYNKESGQVSTITGKATTSTESGDNSQLQVQFFWPFKGDYYIIKIEPNYSYAMVGAPDRESLWILCREPQPAAVKLKEYLNLAEELGFNTSNLVYTDQSCYNAKELK, from the coding sequence ATGGAGCATAGCTCAATTTTAAATAAAATATTAACAGCCCTTGGTAGCCTAATGCTACTGATGGGCTGTTCTGTTAATCAGCCTTTAGAAACGGCCAAAGATGTGTCGCTTGAAAAGTATCAAGGGGTATGGTATGATATTGCTCATCTGCCTCAAAAGTTGCAGGATGATTGCCGATGTGTGACTGCGGAGTATACCTTGAAGGACGGTTTTGTTGAAGTTTTTAATACTTGTTACAATAAAGAATCTGGGCAAGTAAGTACCATTACAGGAAAGGCAACTACCTCTACAGAGAGTGGAGATAACTCCCAACTTCAGGTTCAGTTTTTTTGGCCTTTTAAAGGTGATTATTATATAATTAAAATAGAGCCAAATTACAGCTATGCCATGGTTGGAGCGCCTGATAGAGAAAGTCTTTGGATACTTTGTCGTGAGCCACAACCAGCAGCGGTTAAGCTTAAAGAATACTTAAATTTGGCAGAGGAACTTGGATTTAATACATCAAATTTGGTGTACACTGATCAAAGTTGCTATAATGCTAAAGAATTAAAATAG